The genomic DNA AAATTCCTCAAGCCGCTCCTGGAGCAGCCCCCTCGGTAAGCAGCCAACAAGAGGATTGCACAGCCTGATAACAGCAAATAAATTGCACGGTTAGCCACAGACATGCTATATTTAGCAGCCTCTGAACCACAGGGACATCCCTGTGGTTTTTTTATGAGCGCAGAATGAGAGAGTCACCCAGTGAAAAGGGAACATAACAGGACCGGTAAGGCCTCAGCTACGCAAAGCACCTCTCAGGATCAGGCATGCCAGGGTTTAATAACAGCCCACCATGGCATTGAGGTCGAAGTTCTCTTCACAACGGGCAAACGCCGCATGGTAAGGGTTAAGCGGAGTTCCGGGCATGTGGTCGGCGATGATGTGGAGGTCACGGGTGAAGTCCTGAGGCGGTTGCCCCGTCGGACAGAACTGCGACGGCGCGATGCCCGGGGCGGCATCCACCTGGTTGCGGCAAACCTGGATGTGCTTGGAATAGTGGTCGCACTCAACTCGCCGTCCGGGTTCATAGACCGGGCCATTGTTTCGGCCCGGGTAGCTCAGTTGCAACCCTTCGTGGTGGTCAGCAAGTGCGATCTGGACGACACCTCCGCACTGCTTGCCAACCTTCAGCGGATCTATGTCGGTTCGGTTCCCGTTTTTGCCCTCAGCGCCAAGAACCAGACTGGGCTGGCGCCACTGCAAGCTTTTCTGAATGAGGGACACAGAGGGGTCTTTGTCGGATCGAGCGGCGTCGGTAAAAGTTCGCTGCTTAACGCCCTCTGCCCGGAGATTGACCTCAAGGTGGGTACGGTCAGTGATTACAATGGGCTGGGGCGACATACCACCACAGTCTCCACGTTGCATGCACTGTCCGGAGGTGGCGAACTGGTTGACACCCCCGGGTTCAGGGATTTCGGCTTGGTGGATATCACGGCAGAGGAACTGTCCAGCCACTTCCCAGGGTTCGAAGAACATGGGGAGATGCGCTGTCGTTTTCGCAACTGCCGACACCGGACCGAACCAAGTTGTGCTGTCATCAGACTGGTGGAACTGGGACAGATTCCGGACGACCGTTACTCCATGTACCTGGAACTGTTGAGTGAGGTCGAGGCTAGCCGGTGAATTTCCTTAAACCGCTCCCCAAGCAGCCGCGCCGGTAATCAGCCAGCGCTGGGTCCATGCTTAACCATGATCTTTTCGTCGTTTTAGCAAGCCATCAACACTCCAGATGCCACTCCCGTAGGCGGCAATGAACAGGAACACGAAGCAGTAAAGCGCCGCCAGTTCGCCGTTGTTCTGAAGCGGCAGCAGCGCCTTGGTTCCGTGCCCAATCCAGTAGGCAACAGCCATCTGCCCGCTGGTGATAAACGCAGCCCAGTGAGTTAGCAGGCCGATCATGATTAAGGTGCCGCCAAACAGCTCGATCGGACCGGCGACATAGGTAATGAATGCCGGGACATTGTCAGGCATACCCGGCGGAAAGCCCAACAGCTTCTGGACGCCATGCCAAAGAAAGAGAAACCCGACAACTATCCGCATCAGCGCGTAACAATGGTCACTGTATTTGCTCATGAATGAATTCATGGGGCCACCTCCCCTTTAGAATCAACTCCACAAGACCATTTTAGTCCAATTTCATAAAAATCTACAGGATGGCACTAGTGCAAGCCGGGTTTGGAGGGGGAGGAATTGCTCAGGTGCCGTTGCGAATAGTTACGCCGCGACCGGGGAGGTTCTCTGATGATACTCGGTATCGACCGTGGCCGTAACAACAAACTTCGCCCAGGTGATATGCTGGGGAACCGCTAATTCAGGCGGCCAATTGGCCGCCTATTTCGTTTCCGGACTTAGCTTAGGTCTCCCCTGCTCTCTTGTTGCGCAGTTCCTCTAACATCTTGTGGATCTCGGCAATGACCGTGTTTTGCGCTTCGAGGTTCTCCAAGATGACCTGGATTTCAGTTTCCGCCTTCAGATTGACTTCATAATCGACGTGTGCCTCAATCCGGTCGTGATCGGCTTTGCGGTTCTGGCTCATCATGATCATCGGGGCGGTATATGCCGCCTGAAGCGACAACACCAGATTCATCAGAATGAAGGGGTAGGGGTCCCAGTGCCGTACCCAGGCGGTGACATTGAGAAGCGCCCACAAGGTAAGCAGGAGCGACTGGCCAATTATGAAATGCCATGAGCCCACCTTGGCGGCAATCCAGTCCGCCGCTTTCTGG from Geoanaerobacter pelophilus includes the following:
- the rsgA gene encoding ribosome small subunit-dependent GTPase A; translation: MKREHNRTGKASATQSTSQDQACQGLITAHHGIEVEVLFTTGKRRMVRVKRSSGHVVGDDVEVTGEVLRRLPRRTELRRRDARGGIHLVAANLDVLGIVVALNSPSGFIDRAIVSARVAQLQPFVVVSKCDLDDTSALLANLQRIYVGSVPVFALSAKNQTGLAPLQAFLNEGHRGVFVGSSGVGKSSLLNALCPEIDLKVGTVSDYNGLGRHTTTVSTLHALSGGGELVDTPGFRDFGLVDITAEELSSHFPGFEEHGEMRCRFRNCRHRTEPSCAVIRLVELGQIPDDRYSMYLELLSEVEASR
- a CDS encoding DoxX family protein, with protein sequence MNSFMSKYSDHCYALMRIVVGFLFLWHGVQKLLGFPPGMPDNVPAFITYVAGPIELFGGTLIMIGLLTHWAAFITSGQMAVAYWIGHGTKALLPLQNNGELAALYCFVFLFIAAYGSGIWSVDGLLKRRKDHG
- a CDS encoding DUF1003 domain-containing protein; the encoded protein is MKQSPFPPHYRHEHGPIKNVNEVIKERLTIGQKAADWIAAKVGSWHFIIGQSLLLTLWALLNVTAWVRHWDPYPFILMNLVLSLQAAYTAPMIMMSQNRKADHDRIEAHVDYEVNLKAETEIQVILENLEAQNTVIAEIHKMLEELRNKRAGET